A single Leptospira kirschneri serovar Cynopteri str. 3522 CT DNA region contains:
- a CDS encoding FAD-dependent oxidoreductase, with amino-acid sequence MKYSEIFQPIQIGSIILPNRVIMGSMHLGLEGMPMTADRMIAFYGRRFDGGVSFITTGGIAVNHEGKGSNIFFNFQREEDCKELSVVANSLKSKGIFCAQLFHAGRYAYHRELVAPSALRAPINRYIPKALSEEEAWKTVEDFGDSALKAKEVGFGAVEIMGSEGYLVNQFFSPVTNHREDFFGGSSEKRMNFAIEVMKNVRKKVGKDFPVVYRMSGIDLIPGNPTFEEVILLAEKLKEAGADALNIGIGWHESRIPTISMLVPRGAWAKISGKIKAKVKDIPIIASNRVNMPETMSRILKDQEADILSMARPFLADPDILNKIKVEQEERINTCIACNQACLDHTFKEQMVSCLVNPSANRELELSKLKKADKKHVIVVGSGPGGLESARISAIRGHKVTVLETTDKIGGQLNLAAQIPGKSEFLETIRYFKNELKNLGVEIHFGHHATLDSILALKPDAVIFATGVKPREFHLPGIEKKKTASYVDYLSGKFQPGNKVAIIGGGGIGCDVAHKLTEEDSPTIDSYFHRYNVTSYTNTQIQKEKSNRKVSIFRRSGKIGSGLGATTAWALLQELESKEVGFYTSLSYKEVTDQGLVVETKKDGAQTIECDSIILCAGQLSEVSLYEEFKSKVPEIPSYLIGGAKDASGIDAKRAMLEGFEAAIEIGVN; translated from the coding sequence ATGAAATATTCTGAAATTTTCCAACCGATTCAAATAGGTTCCATTATTCTTCCGAACAGAGTCATAATGGGATCAATGCATTTAGGATTGGAAGGAATGCCCATGACTGCAGATAGAATGATTGCATTCTATGGTAGACGTTTTGACGGAGGCGTAAGCTTCATTACTACGGGCGGAATCGCAGTCAATCACGAAGGAAAAGGATCGAATATCTTTTTTAATTTTCAAAGAGAAGAAGACTGTAAGGAATTATCCGTTGTCGCTAATTCTCTCAAATCCAAAGGTATTTTTTGTGCACAGTTATTTCATGCTGGAAGATACGCTTATCATAGAGAACTCGTGGCACCTTCCGCATTGAGGGCTCCAATCAATCGTTATATTCCAAAGGCGCTTTCCGAAGAAGAAGCTTGGAAAACCGTAGAAGATTTTGGAGATTCTGCACTCAAAGCAAAAGAAGTAGGTTTTGGTGCGGTAGAAATAATGGGAAGTGAAGGTTATTTAGTAAATCAATTTTTTTCTCCAGTAACCAATCATAGAGAAGATTTCTTTGGCGGAAGTTCTGAAAAAAGAATGAACTTTGCAATCGAAGTGATGAAGAACGTACGCAAAAAAGTGGGAAAAGATTTTCCGGTGGTTTATCGTATGTCCGGAATCGATTTGATTCCAGGAAATCCAACGTTTGAAGAAGTGATACTTCTTGCGGAAAAATTAAAAGAAGCGGGAGCAGACGCTCTTAATATAGGGATCGGTTGGCATGAATCCAGAATTCCCACAATTTCTATGCTCGTTCCCAGAGGTGCTTGGGCAAAAATTTCCGGAAAGATCAAGGCAAAAGTCAAAGATATTCCTATCATTGCATCCAACCGAGTCAACATGCCAGAAACCATGTCTAGAATTTTAAAAGATCAGGAAGCGGATATTTTAAGTATGGCGAGACCTTTTTTAGCAGATCCTGATATTCTAAATAAGATCAAAGTCGAACAGGAAGAAAGAATCAATACTTGTATTGCTTGTAATCAAGCTTGTCTGGATCATACGTTTAAAGAACAGATGGTCTCTTGTTTAGTTAATCCTTCCGCAAATAGAGAATTAGAACTTAGTAAGTTAAAAAAAGCGGATAAAAAACACGTGATTGTAGTAGGTTCTGGGCCGGGAGGGCTTGAGTCTGCAAGAATTAGTGCGATTCGAGGTCATAAAGTAACTGTATTAGAAACCACAGATAAAATCGGAGGGCAACTCAATCTGGCCGCTCAGATTCCGGGTAAATCTGAATTTTTAGAAACGATACGTTATTTCAAAAATGAACTTAAAAATTTAGGAGTGGAAATTCACTTTGGCCATCATGCTACGTTAGACAGCATTCTCGCTCTCAAACCGGATGCAGTAATTTTTGCGACCGGGGTTAAACCGAGAGAATTTCATCTTCCTGGAATCGAAAAAAAGAAAACCGCGTCCTATGTGGATTATCTTTCCGGAAAGTTTCAACCTGGAAACAAGGTTGCGATTATAGGAGGAGGAGGAATTGGTTGTGACGTAGCTCATAAACTTACGGAAGAAGATTCCCCTACTATCGATTCTTACTTTCATCGTTACAATGTAACGTCTTATACGAATACACAAATTCAAAAAGAAAAATCGAACCGCAAAGTTTCAATCTTTCGAAGATCCGGAAAAATCGGTTCTGGACTGGGAGCGACTACCGCTTGGGCTTTACTTCAAGAATTAGAATCAAAGGAAGTAGGATTTTATACTTCTTTAAGTTATAAAGAAGTTACGGATCAAGGACTTGTGGTAGAAACTAAAAAAGATGGTGCACAAACGATTGAATGTGATTCTATCATTCTTTGTGCGGGACAACTGAGCGAAGTTTCACTTTACGAAGAATTTAAGTCCAAAGTTCCGGAAATTCCATCGTATTTGATCGGAGGCGCCAAAGACGCTTCTGGAATCGACGCAAAACGTGCTATGCTGGAAGGATTTGAAGCCGCGATTGAAATCGGCGTAAATTGA
- a CDS encoding peptidoglycan recognition protein family protein produces the protein MITFNLNIKQNFLTPNPHSRPGTKIKEVKGIVLHWTASPKATAQNIRDYFESLKAPDGRFASAHYAVGLVGEIVQCIPLDEIAYHCGSKTYTPEKEKRLGPDSPNFYTIGIEQCVQDMIGKFTKKTLDSAAKLTAQLCSQYNLGVDDLWTHQGIVGWKDCPRWYNTHPEDWTRFKKKVGDLLKKPEFERKPL, from the coding sequence GTGATTACATTCAATTTAAATATTAAACAAAACTTTTTAACTCCCAATCCACACAGTAGACCTGGAACAAAAATAAAAGAAGTAAAGGGAATCGTATTACACTGGACGGCTTCACCTAAAGCAACCGCCCAAAACATTCGAGATTATTTTGAAAGTCTAAAGGCACCGGATGGTCGATTTGCAAGCGCACACTATGCAGTAGGGCTTGTCGGAGAAATTGTACAATGTATTCCTTTAGATGAAATAGCCTATCATTGTGGAAGTAAAACGTACACTCCTGAAAAAGAAAAAAGATTAGGACCGGATAGTCCTAATTTTTATACCATCGGAATCGAACAATGTGTTCAAGACATGATCGGAAAATTCACAAAAAAAACCTTAGACAGCGCGGCCAAACTTACGGCTCAATTATGCTCTCAATACAATTTAGGAGTAGATGACTTATGGACACATCAAGGAATTGTAGGCTGGAAAGATTGTCCTCGTTGGTATAATACTCATCCGGAAGATTGGACTCGTTTTAAAAAAAAGGTAGGAGATTTATTGAAAAAACCAGAGTTCGAAAGAAAACCTTTATAA